The DNA region GTCGTAGGACAACATGGTGCCGGATCCGCCGTCCCCGAGGTGCGTCACGGCGGCCTTGCGTGCTGTGGAGTCGATGGCCGTCACCTCGGCGTTGGTGTGCACGGTGATGCCGTAGTCCGCGGCGACGGCGTCGAGGCTGTCGGCGATCGCCGGGATCCCGAACAGTCGCGGCGTCGGCACCACCAGGTGCACGTCGATGTCGTCGAGCACGCCCTGGGATCGCCAGTGATCAGCTGCCAGGTAGGCGATCTTCTGCGGCGCGCCGGCGCACTTGATCGGGCCCGAGGGCATCGCGAACACCGCTGTGCCCGAACGGAGATCACGAATGAACTCCCAGGTTCGCGGAGCCAGGTCGAACCGGTAGTTCGAGGAGACCCCGTCCTTACCGAGCGCGTCGGTCAGTCCCTCGGTGCGATCCCAGTCCAGCGCGATGCCGGGACAGACCACGAGCACGTCGTACTCGTAGTTCGTTCCGTCGGCACAGGTGATCCTGTTGTTGTCCGGATCCACCGCCACCGCTGCGCTCTTGACCCAGGTAGCCTTGCGGGGCATCACCGAAGCTTCTGGCCTCGCCGTCGCCGATGCCTTCGCCTGCCCTCCGCCGACCAGCGTCCACAGCGGTTGGTAGTAGTGCGTGTCGGATGGTTCGATCACCGCGACATCGCAGTAGCCCCGCCGCAACAGGCGAGCGGCCACCGAGATGCCGGCGGTGCCACCCCCGACGATGACGATCTGGTGCTTGTCGGTCAACATTGCCCTCTCCTGCGCACTCAGGCGTTCTGTCGGGATTCTTCCCAGGCGCCAAATCCACCCAGGATGTCACTGACGTCGGTGAAACCGTTGCGGCGCAGCAGACTTGCCGCGACCGAGGAGCGGTATCCGCCGGCGCAGTACACCACCGTCGGGCGCGCCGGATCCAACTCGCCCAGACGTGACGGGAGCTGCCCGACCGGGATGGCGACCGCGTTCGGAATGGTTCCGGCCGCAACCTCGCCAGGGTTGCGCACGTCGACGACCTGCAAGTCGGCGAGCTCAGCGGCGCGCTGATCGAATGCCTTGGCCGTCAGCCGCGACGCCATCTGCACGTCGTCACGGTGGTTGAACATCACCTCGAAGGGCTGGTCCAGGTAGCCGATCACCCGGTCGAAGCCGATGCGCGCCAACCGGGTTTTGGCCTCCAGTTCCTGACCGGGTTCGGTGAACAGCACGATATCGACGTCGGTGGGAACCACCGATCCGGCGAACTCGGCGTAACGCCCCTCCAGGCCGATGTTGACCGCACCGCGCAAGTGGCCCAGGGCGAATTCCTCAGGCCCACGGCCGTCGACCAGGATCGCGCCGGCGGCCATCGCATCGCGAACCTGGTCGTAGGTCATCGCGGTCGGCACCTTGGTCTCGTCCAACAGTTCGCGATCCTTGCGGTTGAGGATCGCGTCGTAGACGAAGTAGCTGGGCGCGGGCGGCTGGCCTTCGGTGACCAGCGCCATGAAGGTGGCCTTGTCCGGGGCGCGTAGCGCGTAGTTCGTCTCCTTCTGCTCGCCCATCGTCGACCACAGATCGGTGGACAGATTCTTGCCGCAGGCCGAGCCTGCGCCGTGCGCGGGGTACACCCGGGTGGCATCGGGCAGCGTCATCAGCTTGTTGTGTAGCGAGTCGTAGAGCTTGTCGGCCAGCTCCTCCCGAGTGAACCCGATCGAGGCCAACAGGTCGGGGCGTCCGACGTCACCGATGAACAACGCATCACCGGTCAGCACTCCATAGGGGACCTCGTCGTCGGCATGCTCGTAGACCACGATGCTCAGCGACTCCGGCGTGTGGCCGGGGGTGTGCCGGAACTCCAGCGTCACCTCACCCAGCGAGTAGCGCTCGCCGTCGGCGACCCCCATCGACTCGAACTCGGTCTCGGCGACCGAGGAGTAGACGATTCTGGCTCCGGTGGCTTGCGCCAGCTCCAGGTGCCCGGACAGAAAGTCGGCATGGAAGTGGGTCTCGATGACGAGCTCGATGGTGTAGCCGAACTCGCGGGCGTCGGAAAGATACTCGGCCACGTCGCGTTGCGGATCGACAACGACGGCACGCCCGGTGGTTTCGTCGGCAATCAGATACGACGCGTGCGACAGGCAGTCCAGGTAGTACTGGATGAATTTCATGGCGGTGGTCCTTTCTTCGGGTGCCTGGGTGGGCCTTCTGCAATCCAGACTGCCTATACCCCTATGGGTATGTCAAGTACCCCATGGGGTATAAATTCCTCCCTTGATATTACCCCTGGGGGTATGCTTTCCTTGAGGGGAAGATACCCCCGGCGGTATCTTCGAGGGAAGCCCGCCCACCACCGAAAGGACCCCTGATGACCGCGCCCGTCACCATCGACTCGCACGACCTCCGCCAGATGCTCGGTTCCACCGCCCCTCCCCGGATACTCGACGTGCGCACGCCGGGCGAGTTCGAGACCGCCCACATCGCCGGGGCCTACAACGTGCCGCTGGACCTCTTGCGTGAGCACCGCGACGAGATCGTCAAGCACCTCGATCAGGACGTGGTCCTGGTCTGCCGTTCCGGCCAGCGCGCTGCTCAGGCCGAAGAGACTCTGCGCACTGCCGGCCTGACCAATGTGCACATCCTCGACGGCGGCATCACCGCCTGGGAGGCCAAAGGGTTCGCGGTCAACCGCGGCGCTCAACGCTGGGATCTGGAACGCCAGGTCCGTCTGGTGGCCGGCTCGATCGTGCTGACCAGCATCCTGGGCAGCATCGCCGCACCCAAGCTCAAATGGGTGGCCGGGGCGGTCGGTGGCGGACTGACCTTCGCCGCGCTGTCCAACACCTGTGCGATGGGAATGTTGCTGGCCAAGCTGCCCTACAACCGGGGCGCCTCGTGCGACGCACAGACCGTCGTCTCGCAGCTGGTGGACGCCGATCCTGCCGGCAGCACGGCGGGCTAGCCGATCATGATCGCTCTCGCCGTCGGCCTGGCCGTCTTCGTCGGCATCGCCCTGGGGTTGCTCGGCGGCGGTGGCTCGATCCTGACCGTCCCGCTGTTGGCCTATGTGGCCGGCATGGACGCCAAACAGGCCATCGCCACCTCACTCCTGGTCGTCGGCGTCACCAGCGCGATCGGCGCCATCTCCCACGCGCGGGCCGGCCGGGTGCAGTGGCGTACCGGACTGATCTTCGGCGGTGCCGGAATGGCCGGCGCCTACGGCGGTGGACTGCTCGCCCGTTTCATTCCGGGCACTGTGCTGCTCATCGGATTCGCCGTGATGATGATCGCCACCGCGATCGCCATGCTGCGGGGACGCCAAGCGGTCGAGTCCACCGGCGGCCACCAACGCCTGCCGATGCCCAAGATTGTTGCCGAGGGGCTGGTGGTCGGACTGGTGACCGGTCTGGTCGGCGCCGGCGGCGGCTTCCTGGTGGTGCCTGCTCTGGTGCTGCTCGGCGGACTGTCGATGCCGGTCGCGGTCGGCACCTCGCTGATCGTGATCGCGATGAAGTCGTTTGCCGGACTGGGCGGATACCTGTCCAGCGTGCAGATCGACTGGCCGGTGGCCCTGGCGGTGACCGCGGCGGCGGTGGTAGGCGCACTATTAGGCGCCCGACTGACCGCGCTGGTGAATCCAGACAGCCTCCGCAAGGGTTTCGGGTGGTTCGTCCTGGCGATGTCGTCAGTCATCCTGGCCCAGGAGATCCATCCGAGTGTCGGGATTGCTGCCGCGGCACTGACCGCCATCGCCGCGCTGGTGACGGTGGTGTGTTCCCGGTACGCCAGATGCCCGCTGCGCCGTCTCGCCCGAACCGGGAACGTCGGCGGCGCCCCCGCGTGAGGCTGACCCGTGGGAATACCCCCGCGGGTACCATCGCTGTCATCATCAGTGGAAAGGAGAGCCACCATGGTTGGTGACGAGGACGCGATCGCTGCGGTGCTCAACAGGCTGCGTAGAGCGCAGGGCCAGCTTGCCGGGGTGATCTCGATGATCGAGCAGGGCCGTGACTGCAAGGACGTGGTCACCCAGCTGGCTGCCGTGTCGAGGGCACTGGACAAGGCCGGATTCAAGATTGTCGCCACCGGTTTGCGGGAATGCCTGACCGGAGAGGCTGCCGACGGCCAGCAGCCGATGACCGAAGCCGAACTGGAGAAGTTGTTCCTGGCGCTGGCCTGACCTGGCTGTCCAGGCCCGGTGCCGTCGAACAAGCACGTGGAGGAGACCATGAGCTACGCGTTGTCCACAAAACTGCACACGTCGTTTCAGGATGCGGTCGAGCGCACCCGAAAAGCCCTGGCAGATGAGGGTTTCGGCGTGCTGACCGAAATCGATATGAAGGCCACGCTGAAGGCCAAGCTGGGTGAGGACATGGAGGACTATCTGATTCTCGGGGCCTGCAATCCGCCGCTGGCACACCGAGCGGTCAACGCCGACCGCCAGATCGGGTTGCTGTTGCCGTGCAACGTCGCCGTCCGTGCCGACACCGCAGACGATGGCGCAGTCATCGTCGACGCGATGGACCCGCAGATCATGGTCCAGGTGTCCGATCAACCGGGGTTGCGTGACGTGGCCGACGAAGCGGCGGCCAAGCTGCGCTCCGCCATCCAAGCACTCGAATCATCCGAGATTGCATAGGATTTCGATACATATGAGCTCCACCGCCGATATCGCCATCATCGAGACCTCAGGCCTGGGCGATCGCAGCTACCTGATCAGCGTCGACGACATCGCGGTGGTGGTGGACCCACAGCGTGACATCGACCGGGTGCTCGAACTGGCTCGTGACCGTGATGTCCGGATCACCCACGTGCTGGAAACCCACCTGCACAACGACTATGTGACCGGCGGGCTTGAGTTGTCCCGCGTCACCGGCGCCGAGTACGCCGTACCGGCCGGCGACGAGGTGGGCTACGCGCGGCGCGCCGTGCGCGACGGCGACGTGATCGACGCCGGCCCGATGCGGCTGCAGGTGATGCACACCCCCGGTCACACCCACCACCATGTCAGCTACGTCCTGCGTGACGACGCCGGATCAGTAGCCGCGGTGTTCACCGGCGGTTCGCTGCTGCACGGCACAACCGGGCGCACGGATCTACTCGGCAGCGAACACACCGAGCAACTCAGTCATGCGCAGTTCCACTCGGTGCGGCGACTGGCCGCCGAGTTGCCCGATCACACCCAGATCTACCCCACCCATGGTTTCGGTAGCTTCTGCTCAGCCACCCCCGCCAGCGGTGACTCGTCAACCATCGCCGAGGAACGCCACACCAATCCGGCACTCACCAAGGACGAACAGAGCTACGTCGAGGAACTGATCGCCGGCTTGGGCGCCTACCCCGCCTACTACGCCCACATGGGCGTCATCAACAGTCAGGGACCCGAACCTGTCGACCTGTCCCCGCCCGAACCGGTCGACGGCGAGGAACTGCGCCGGCGTATCGAGGCCGGTGAATGGGTGGTGGACCTGCGCAACCGCACCGCGTTCGCCGCCGGTCATCTCGGTGGCTCCCTCGGGTTCGAGTTGTCGGGCTCCTTCGTCACCTATCTCGGGTGGCTCTACTCGTGGGGGTCACCGATGACGCTCATCGGTGACGATGTGGACCAGATCGCCGACGCCCGACGCGAACTCGTCCGCATCGGGGTCGACCACCTGGCCGGCGCCGCAGTCGGTGACATCCGGGCGTTGGCCGCCGACACCGAGCTGCGGTCCTATCGGGTCGCCGATTTCGCTGACCTGGCCGAAGCGATGAAGGATGCCCGCCCAACCGTCCTCGACGTCCGCCAGCACGGCGAGTATTCCGACAGACACATCCCGGATGCGGTCAACATCCCGCTGCATGAGCTCGGTGCGCGCCTCGACGAAGTTCCCCGCGGCCAGGTGTGGGTGCACTGCGAGTCCGGGTACCGCTCGTCGATCGCCGCGTCGATGATCGACGTACCCGGTCGCGACGTCATCCTGGTGGATGACAACTTCGATCGCGCAGACGAACTGGGCCTGGTCAGCTGATCGAGAACAGCAGCGCACCGACCACGGCCGTCGCGAATGCCACAGTGGCTGCACCGATCATCAGCACCTCCGCACGCGGATCCGCTGTGACCATCCGGTCCGCGATGACCGGACTGTGCCGGATCTCCCGTGACCGGCGGTAGCCCAACGCGAGGACCAGCAACGCCAGCAGCGCCGCGGTGACCGCGAGCAACGTCCGCCCGGGCCCCAGTGGTCCGTGCTCCCGCAACAGGACCAGCGCCCCACCCACCAGGAATCCGAAAGAACTTCTCTCCCAGGACAACAGGGTACGCTCGGCAGGAAGCCCGGGCTTGGTCGGTACGCTGCGCCGGTTCGCTTCGCTGTTCACGTCCTCATTGTGACCGACGGCCCCTCAACTCAGGTGGTGAACCTCCTGCAGTCCGTACACCGGGGTGGGGATGCCTTGGTGACGCGCCTTGAGTTGCAGAGCCAAGTACAGCGAATAATGCCGCGACTGGTGCAGATTGCCACCGTGGAACCAGAGGTTGTCTTGCTGGGTCGGCTTCCACATGTTGCGCTGCTCGCCCTCCCACGGGCCCGGGTCCTTCGTGGTGTCCGAGCCCAGACCCCACACCTTGCCGACCTTGTCGGCCACCTCCTGGCCGATCAGGTCGGCCGCCCAGCCGTTCATCGAGCCGTATCCGGTAGCGTAGACCACGACATCGGCGGGTAATTCGGTGCCGTCGGCCAACACCACCGAGTTCTCGGTGAGGTGATCCACCTGACCGTGGGCCAGCTTGATCCGACCGTCGGCCACCAGCTCACAGGCCCCGACGTCGATGTAGTAGCCCGAGCCGCGGCGCAGGTACTTCATGAACAGACCCGACCCGTCGTCGCCCCAGTCCAGCTCGAACCCCGCTGCGGTCAGCCGGTCGTAGAAGTCCTTGTCGCGTTCGCGCATCCGGTCATAGAGCGGGATCTGGAACTCATGCATGATCCGATAGGGCAGCGAGGCGAACGTCAGGTCGGCTTTCTCGGTGGTCATTCCCGCCGCCAGCGCACGCTCGGAGTACAGATCGCCCAACCCGATGTCCATCAGCGTGTCCGACTTGACGATGTGGGTCGAGGACCGCTGCACCATCGTCACGTCGACGCCGTTCTCGTACAACGCTTTACATATGTCGTGGGCAGAGTTGTTGGATCCGATGACCACCGCCCGCTTGCCCACGTAGGCATCCGGGCCCGGGTGGGCACTGGAATGGTGCTGGTCGCCGGTGAACACCTCCTGGCCCGGTAGCGTCGGCACGTTGGGCTTGCCCGACATGCCGGTGGCCAGCACCAGATGGGTCGGATGCAGGGCCAGGTGTTCACCGTCGCGGTCCA from Mycobacterium sp. SMC-4 includes:
- a CDS encoding FAD/NAD(P)-binding oxidoreductase; translated protein: MLTDKHQIVIVGGGTAGISVAARLLRRGYCDVAVIEPSDTHYYQPLWTLVGGGQAKASATARPEASVMPRKATWVKSAAVAVDPDNNRITCADGTNYEYDVLVVCPGIALDWDRTEGLTDALGKDGVSSNYRFDLAPRTWEFIRDLRSGTAVFAMPSGPIKCAGAPQKIAYLAADHWRSQGVLDDIDVHLVVPTPRLFGIPAIADSLDAVAADYGITVHTNAEVTAIDSTARKAAVTHLGDGGSGTMLSYDLLHAVPRQSAPDWIKFSPLSTGAAGGYVEIDKHTMQHVRYPNVFSLGDVGSSPNSKTGAAIRKQAPVVVDNIDALLNGRPLAASYNGYGSCPIVTSAHAMLLAEFDYDLNLTPSVPLLDPTKPHRGYWYLKKYGLPFMYWNLMLRGLA
- a CDS encoding rhodanese-like domain-containing protein; translated protein: MKFIQYYLDCLSHASYLIADETTGRAVVVDPQRDVAEYLSDAREFGYTIELVIETHFHADFLSGHLELAQATGARIVYSSVAETEFESMGVADGERYSLGEVTLEFRHTPGHTPESLSIVVYEHADDEVPYGVLTGDALFIGDVGRPDLLASIGFTREELADKLYDSLHNKLMTLPDATRVYPAHGAGSACGKNLSTDLWSTMGEQKETNYALRAPDKATFMALVTEGQPPAPSYFVYDAILNRKDRELLDETKVPTAMTYDQVRDAMAAGAILVDGRGPEEFALGHLRGAVNIGLEGRYAEFAGSVVPTDVDIVLFTEPGQELEAKTRLARIGFDRVIGYLDQPFEVMFNHRDDVQMASRLTAKAFDQRAAELADLQVVDVRNPGEVAAGTIPNAVAIPVGQLPSRLGELDPARPTVVYCAGGYRSSVAASLLRRNGFTDVSDILGGFGAWEESRQNA
- a CDS encoding rhodanese-like domain-containing protein, which gives rise to MTAPVTIDSHDLRQMLGSTAPPRILDVRTPGEFETAHIAGAYNVPLDLLREHRDEIVKHLDQDVVLVCRSGQRAAQAEETLRTAGLTNVHILDGGITAWEAKGFAVNRGAQRWDLERQVRLVAGSIVLTSILGSIAAPKLKWVAGAVGGGLTFAALSNTCAMGMLLAKLPYNRGASCDAQTVVSQLVDADPAGSTAG
- a CDS encoding sulfite exporter TauE/SafE family protein, translated to MIALAVGLAVFVGIALGLLGGGGSILTVPLLAYVAGMDAKQAIATSLLVVGVTSAIGAISHARAGRVQWRTGLIFGGAGMAGAYGGGLLARFIPGTVLLIGFAVMMIATAIAMLRGRQAVESTGGHQRLPMPKIVAEGLVVGLVTGLVGAGGGFLVVPALVLLGGLSMPVAVGTSLIVIAMKSFAGLGGYLSSVQIDWPVALAVTAAAVVGALLGARLTALVNPDSLRKGFGWFVLAMSSVILAQEIHPSVGIAAAALTAIAALVTVVCSRYARCPLRRLARTGNVGGAPA
- a CDS encoding metal-sensitive transcriptional regulator, which translates into the protein MVGDEDAIAAVLNRLRRAQGQLAGVISMIEQGRDCKDVVTQLAAVSRALDKAGFKIVATGLRECLTGEAADGQQPMTEAELEKLFLALA
- a CDS encoding DUF302 domain-containing protein, which encodes MSYALSTKLHTSFQDAVERTRKALADEGFGVLTEIDMKATLKAKLGEDMEDYLILGACNPPLAHRAVNADRQIGLLLPCNVAVRADTADDGAVIVDAMDPQIMVQVSDQPGLRDVADEAAAKLRSAIQALESSEIA
- a CDS encoding rhodanese-like domain-containing protein, which codes for MSSTADIAIIETSGLGDRSYLISVDDIAVVVDPQRDIDRVLELARDRDVRITHVLETHLHNDYVTGGLELSRVTGAEYAVPAGDEVGYARRAVRDGDVIDAGPMRLQVMHTPGHTHHHVSYVLRDDAGSVAAVFTGGSLLHGTTGRTDLLGSEHTEQLSHAQFHSVRRLAAELPDHTQIYPTHGFGSFCSATPASGDSSTIAEERHTNPALTKDEQSYVEELIAGLGAYPAYYAHMGVINSQGPEPVDLSPPEPVDGEELRRRIEAGEWVVDLRNRTAFAAGHLGGSLGFELSGSFVTYLGWLYSWGSPMTLIGDDVDQIADARRELVRIGVDHLAGAAVGDIRALAADTELRSYRVADFADLAEAMKDARPTVLDVRQHGEYSDRHIPDAVNIPLHELGARLDEVPRGQVWVHCESGYRSSIAASMIDVPGRDVILVDDNFDRADELGLVS
- a CDS encoding DUF202 domain-containing protein, translating into MNSEANRRSVPTKPGLPAERTLLSWERSSFGFLVGGALVLLREHGPLGPGRTLLAVTAALLALLVLALGYRRSREIRHSPVIADRMVTADPRAEVLMIGAATVAFATAVVGALLFSIS
- a CDS encoding NAD(P)/FAD-dependent oxidoreductase, which encodes MTQTLQPTTARSPQQRVDAWLADFEAALAVRDVDRAVAMFATDSFWRDLVAFTWNIKTVEGRGQIAHMLSDRLAGTDPSSFRTTEEPTVDGDVTSAFIEFETAAGRGLGHLRLKGEQAWTFLTTLRELKGHEEPMGPSRVLGAVHGDDPDPRSWAEKRAEEEAALGYTTQPYVLVVGGGQGGIALGARLRQLQVPALVVDRHERPGDQWRKRYKSLCLHDPVWYDHLPYLPFPQNWPVFAPKDKIGDWLEFYTRVMEVPYWPKTTCLSASFDDETKTWTVEVDRDGEHLALHPTHLVLATGMSGKPNVPTLPGQEVFTGDQHHSSAHPGPDAYVGKRAVVIGSNNSAHDICKALYENGVDVTMVQRSSTHIVKSDTLMDIGLGDLYSERALAAGMTTEKADLTFASLPYRIMHEFQIPLYDRMRERDKDFYDRLTAAGFELDWGDDGSGLFMKYLRRGSGYYIDVGACELVADGRIKLAHGQVDHLTENSVVLADGTELPADVVVYATGYGSMNGWAADLIGQEVADKVGKVWGLGSDTTKDPGPWEGEQRNMWKPTQQDNLWFHGGNLHQSRHYSLYLALQLKARHQGIPTPVYGLQEVHHLS